A window of Candidatus Omnitrophota bacterium genomic DNA:
TTGATTCTGGCGATACTCATGGGATTCCTCCGTGAAGGGAATTCTGTCAGCATCCTTGCCGACAGCGTTAGCGCGAGGAAACGCCTCGCGGGCGATTTATCCCAATGGCGCCGGAGGGGGCTGTAGAAAGGCGATAGCGCGCCGGGGCGTCGAGTGAAACGCCCCGGCGCGCCCTTTCAAAACAACCGGCGCGATTGGTTGCTTGATGGGCTTTCAAAAACCTCTCCTCAAGCCAGGCGCGGAGTTTCAGAGGGGGCGCTGTAGAGACGCCACGCTTGGTTGAGGTCGAAATCCTGAGCGACCCAAGGAATGCCAGGGATGAAGCCGGCTAGCGAGTTGGAGCCATAACGATCAACCTCTCGTCGTTTCCAGGGAGTCAACCTGGCTCATCGCCCCGCCGAGGGGGATGATGACGGGTTATGTCGATTTATGGAACGTGGGATGTCCTTTCTTGTTGACGGCGTTTTATTCTTTATTTCGTCGAAAGAACCAGAATCGGGAGCCGCGTTCGTTCGCCGCCGCCGGTTCCGCCTTTCTTGCGGAAATTCATCGAATCGTTTTCTGTATTTCGGTCGTCTAAAACCGCCGTCAGAGGCGCCAAAGGCAGCGCTTCAAGGCGGATAACGTCTTCCCTTGCTTTCGATCGAGCCGGGATGAGGGATTCCCAGAGGGCCAGGAAAAGAGGCCAGCGAGCCAACCATCGCGCGGCGGTTTCCCGCCAGAGGCGTGGACTCGTCAACGGTTTCCTCTTTCGAGAACCGCCGGGAATCCCCATCGCTCGGTCATATGTTGAGCCCGGACTGTTTCCATGAGTCCTCTCACGCCGGAGAACGATCACTCCATCTAATGGACGGAGGAAGAAGAAAGAGGTCCATCGGATGGCGTAGTGAAAACTTGGTCGCACCCAAGATTTCTCCGGCCGGATTCGCCCGGCGTCTGCAAGGGCGCCGGAGGGCCGAAAGAGTGGAATGGGCTTCATGTTCGAGTCCATAAGGCATACTCCCGATTCGCATTTCGTTTACCGATCCTAATAACGTTCGCACCGTTGGATCAGGCGTAAGCAAGAAAGCGAGCGGGTTGTTTCCGGATTTTACGAAGAATCCATTTTCGCAGGTTGGAAACGAATCGTTGAACCTGGATCTTTTTCATGGATTTATACTCCTTCCCAGAACGGGAATCGCGTTCGATCTTATTCGTTGTTTAGATGGTTTCGCCGAAGTCCGGCTGGGGATTCGGAAAAACGATCAAAGCGGCGAACAGCTCCATTTTCCTTGGTTGGCGGGGCGGGGTGGGGAGGCGGAGCTATGGCTCCCCACCCCGCCGATACTCTTTGGCGGTGACCGATTCAAGCCAGTAACTTATTAGCCGAGAAGCGAGAGTAATCCTTGCGGCAGGAAGTTGGCCTGCGCGAGGACGGAAGTGCCTGCTTGGAATAGAATCTGATTGGAAGTGAAGTTGGAGACTTCTGACGCCATGTCGACGTCGCTCAGGCGCGATTCAGAAGCCGAGAGGTTCTCCGAACTGACCGAGAGGCTGGAGATGGTCGTATCGAGCCGGTTGGTGAAAGCGCCGAGGGTGGAACGGGTGCGGCTGACCTGGTCGAGCGCCTGGTCGATGATTTCCAGGGCGGTGTTGACGCCGCTGATGGTGGTAACGTTGATGTCGGAGACGGTTTTCCCGCTGCCGCGGCCGAAGCCGAGGTTGTCTCCGCGCAGATCGGGGATATTGACTTGCAAATCTTGTCCTTTGAAGGGACCGACTTGGAAATTGAGAGCGCTGTTGACTGTGGAGAGCAGGATGGCGACGCCGGTATTAGGATCGCCGTTGCTGGGCGGTCCCGTGATGTCCAGAATATTGTCGAAGTCAAGCATCAAGGTTTCCGCCACGCCTTCGCTGAAGCCGCTTTCGAAGAAGACATTCGTATCGCCGTTCTGGAAAGCGACCTGAGGACCGCCGTTGAGCGAACCGTAGAAGAGTTGGGCTTCGATTTCCACCGTGTCGTAACCCTTATTGAAAATGGATTGGCCGATGGATTCGCGGGCGCCTGCACCGAGGGTGATGGTCAGGCGCTGCTGAGACTCGTTGAATTTGGTCGGTTCTTCGCCGTACAAGACAACGGTGTCGCCAACTCTCACGCGTTGGAGCGGCCCGCCCGCCATGGAAATGGTCGCCTCTTCCGGATTGCCGTAAATGATGACCTCGGCGCGGTCCGTCATCGTTCGGGGTTGTTCGTCCGAGGCGTACGTGCGGTCCTGGACGCGCAAGAAAATGTTGGATTGAGAACTGTCGGCGATATCGTCGATCAGCTGGAGATGGCCCTCTCCCGTCAGAGTGACCATCGCCTTTTGAAAACCTTCGCTGAGCCGGGCCGAGCCGTCGGCAGCGAGGCGGTTGCGATAGTTCAATTCGTCGACCAAGCCGCCGAGAGTGGTAATCCTCGCGTCGTCGAGATCGGCGTCGTCATTGGGATCCGTGGATATGGTGAACGTGGTTTCGAAGGTGCTGCCGTCCACCTGGGTTCCCTGAATCGTGATGGTGTCGTCGGCGGCGAAGCGGATGCCGTTGTCGCCCGTCGTGAAGATTCCGTTGACGAAGGTTCCATTCAAAACGGCGCCGCCTTTACCCGCCAGACTGGTCGAGCGGGTGATGATGGAGCCGGCGGGTTCGCTGAAGGTTAGCGTCGTTTCGAGTTTGCGGCGGTTGGGCGGCGTTACGTCGGAGACGTCGATCTTGAAGTTGCCGCTATCGAAGGTGGAACCGGTGATGGCTTGGATGGTATTGCCGTATTGCGCGCCGACATCCATACCTCTGACGAAATCGCGGGTGGAATCGATCCTGAGTTTCAAATCGCCGGTCGAACTGATGACGCTGAATTGAATGTTGAATTGAGAGGGAGCGGCCGTCGCGTCAGCGTTGGTCGTCGTGCTGGTGCCGCCCGCTTTGGCGCTGAGGAAGCGGATGCGTCCGCTGCCTTCCGCTTGGGTAAGCGTATTCAGAGGAAGGCTGACGTGCGTTTGCACGAAGGTGCTGGGAATGTCCGTCGTCACGCCGCCGAAGAGAGCGATTTCCGCGTTGTCGATGGCGGTTTGGACCTGTTGCATCAGGTTTTGCATCGTATTGGGACCGCCGGCGCTGCTGACGCTCAAAGCGCCCGTAAAGGGGGTGATTCCGTCGGAAAGAACGCCTTGGAAGGTGATAATGTCCGAACCGGCGACGGAAACGCCGTCGAAGGTCAGGCCGCTCAAATTGTCCGCGTAAGCGGCGGCGTTGGCGCCGTTGAGGAATCGTCCCGTCGTCACGGCGATGTCCGTGGCGTCCTTGATGCCGGTGGCGAAGATGGCCTGCCCATCCTCTTTTTTATAAGGAATAATTTTTTCCGAACCTTCTTTGGTTCGGATGACATTCAATATGGAAACGCCGGACCGGAGATTGCTGGCGTTGGGATCGTTGGAAATGCCGACGCCGATATCGTCCTGGCCCGCCTTGACGCTGGTGGCGTTGGCGTTGTCGCCCGTGAAGAGGAGGCGAGTGCTGAAACGGGCGGTGGTGGCGATGCGGTTGACCTCGTCGACCTGTTGAAAGACTTCGTCCTGAATCGCCTGGATGGCGGCGGAATCGAACGTGCCCGTATTGCCCGCGGCGATGGCCAATTCCCGAATGCGCTGCAGGCTGGAGACCATAGAGTCAAGGGCGGCCTCGGTCGTGTTGACCATGCTGATGCCATTCTCGGCGTTTTGGATCGCCTGATCGGTTCCGCGTATTTGAGTGCGCAGCCGTTCGCGAATGGTAAGGCCGGCGGCGTCGTCGCCTGCGCGGTTGATGCGCAGACCCGAGGAGAGCCGTTCGATGTTTTTGGATAGGTTGTTTGATGTGGCGTTGAGGTGCCTGGTTGCGGAGATGGCCGCAACATTGTTATTGATCCGCGTAATGCTCATTTTCGTATCCTCCGTGATACATTGGACCGGCAATCCTTGCCGGCGCGTTCGCTTCTTTTCCATCCTGAAAAGAAGCGTGAGCGTTGGGGTCCGCCGCTGCTTGAGAGGGTCAATCTCTTCGCTCGTCCTTGAGCGTGGCGGAATATGTTTGGGTTTCGACCCCTACTCTCTCTCGCCCTCCATCGAGGCTTTTCGCAATGTCAATAAAGGTTATCGGCGGCGAATTTCGAGCCTTTATACTTTTTTTAATTTTTTTTCTTTCGGCTCTTTGCGCCTTCGATCTGGGCTAAGGTATCGGCGGAAAATTGGCGGGCTTGAGCGGGATTTGAAAATATATGAAGAATTTTTCGAAGAGACGGTATTGTGGCAAACTAGCGCCTCTCGTGTTTTTTACGCTTGGAGACGCAGGAAGAGCCAATATAAGGCTTTGGTGAAGACATATGCCCCTCGTCCGAATTCGGCGTCTTGTTGAATGACAT
This region includes:
- a CDS encoding flagellin — its product is MSITRINNNVAAISATRHLNATSNNLSKNIERLSSGLRINRAGDDAAGLTIRERLRTQIRGTDQAIQNAENGISMVNTTEAALDSMVSSLQRIRELAIAAGNTGTFDSAAIQAIQDEVFQQVDEVNRIATTARFSTRLLFTGDNANATSVKAGQDDIGVGISNDPNASNLRSGVSILNVIRTKEGSEKIIPYKKEDGQAIFATGIKDATDIAVTTGRFLNGANAAAYADNLSGLTFDGVSVAGSDIITFQGVLSDGITPFTGALSVSSAGGPNTMQNLMQQVQTAIDNAEIALFGGVTTDIPSTFVQTHVSLPLNTLTQAEGSGRIRFLSAKAGGTSTTTNADATAAPSQFNIQFSVISSTGDLKLRIDSTRDFVRGMDVGAQYGNTIQAITGSTFDSGNFKIDVSDVTPPNRRKLETTLTFSEPAGSIITRSTSLAGKGGAVLNGTFVNGIFTTGDNGIRFAADDTITIQGTQVDGSTFETTFTISTDPNDDADLDDARITTLGGLVDELNYRNRLAADGSARLSEGFQKAMVTLTGEGHLQLIDDIADSSQSNIFLRVQDRTYASDEQPRTMTDRAEVIIYGNPEEATISMAGGPLQRVRVGDTVVLYGEEPTKFNESQQRLTITLGAGARESIGQSIFNKGYDTVEIEAQLFYGSLNGGPQVAFQNGDTNVFFESGFSEGVAETLMLDFDNILDITGPPSNGDPNTGVAILLSTVNSALNFQVGPFKGQDLQVNIPDLRGDNLGFGRGSGKTVSDINVTTISGVNTALEIIDQALDQVSRTRSTLGAFTNRLDTTISSLSVSSENLSASESRLSDVDMASEVSNFTSNQILFQAGTSVLAQANFLPQGLLSLLG